A stretch of Pseudoliparis swirei isolate HS2019 ecotype Mariana Trench chromosome 14, NWPU_hadal_v1, whole genome shotgun sequence DNA encodes these proteins:
- the ptprnb gene encoding receptor-type tyrosine-protein phosphatase-like N isoform X5, whose translation MRSPRLLAALCLLLAASCRLGAAARHGCLLEKKLCPTDQLCSDDGLFGRCQAPHQEPVRYRVSVPVLHRLQEVLKELMAQGLTWRDGVTQAVVGRELSRVPAAGPRYDEKQMSRPPGPGQRRVQGPEDPADPGMMQQYLDYMVLDPPRASAHMQAPRLDPSTGQQLEGNAPSRQEQSKYQEQEERSLNSLDPPGFPLLAAPPRSRGDPLERDRQLLQDLVSFYLTSSSSSSSSSSPVQSLSRHRGAVAAAAGFPSSLSSSSSSSSSSSFFPELDFPLDYSEDYVSQVAQLSKQQQEEKKEQEEYDAVSGLDERSVHRLAQLLRHYGLDLKDLTPEQRDDLPVALKQLGGSSTRPQVKDKYENNAATRKKVTEGSMAFKMAAPEAPPSTNKPPEPEGPPPPAAADRDEPKPAKEFGFIVTNQRYSTSSNQRYSSSSNQSAARPSMTFRVRPNTKNLPAAGGGAKAEKNDPESETGLRVLQSGGGERTDGEALPLATRVQPRSSRWLFAALVATACMGSVLVGAMTVVCLRRHAHRLAKRKLGLGPEGGSFTHQEYQDLCRQHMASKGAFGRLEAAALGAVGGAGGGGGGADSRVSSVSSQFSDGAQPSPSSHSSTPSWCEEPAQANMDISTGHMILAYMEDHLRNKDRLMKEWVALCSYQAEPSAVSQSDANAKKNRCPAAVPYDHSRVKLKAEVNASRSDYINASTIIEHDPRMPVYIATQGPLSHTISDFWQMVWENGCTVIVMMTALVEDGEKQCARYWPDEGASLYHIYELAGAGHPHRHTPAAGLPQEGE comes from the exons ACGGCTTGTTCGGGCGGTGCCAGGCGCCCCACCAGGAGCCGGTCCGGTACCGGGTGTCGGTCCCCGTGCTGCACAGGCTGCAGGAGGTCCTCAAAGAGCTGATGGCGCAGG GTCTGACCTGGAGGGACGGCGTCACGCAGGCCGTCGTCGGCCGCGAGTTGAGCCGAGTCCCCGCCGCCGGCCCCCGATACGACGAGAAGCA GATGTCCAGACCGCCGGGCCCCGGGCAGCGGAGGGTCCAGGGGCCCGAGGACCCGGCCGACCCCGGCATGATGCAGCAGTACCTGGACTACATGGTCCTGGACCCGCCCCGGGCCTCGGCCCACATGCAGGCGCCGCGGCTGGACCCGTCCACCGGCCAGCAGCTGGAAGGGAACGCTCCCTCCAGGCAGGAGCAAAGCAAG taccaggagcaggaggagcgctCCCTCAACTCTCTGGACCCTCCGGGCTTCCCGCTCCTCGCCGCCCCCCCTCGGTCCCGGGGAGACCCTCTGGAACGAGACCGGCAGCTTCTCCAGGACCTGGTGTCCTTttacctcacctcctcctcctcctcctcctcctcttcctcccctgttCAGTCCCTCTCCCGCCACAGGGGGGCGgtagcagcagctgcaggattcCCCTCTTCgctgtcctcttcttcttcttcttcctcctcttcctccttcttccctgaGCTCGACTTCCCGCTGGACTACAGCGAGGACTACGTTTCCCAGGTGGCTCAGCTCAgcaagcagcagcaggaggagaagaaggagcaggaggagtacGACGCCGTGTCCGGACTGGATG AGCGCTCTGTGCACAGGCTGGCTCAGCTGCTCCGTCACTACGGCCTCGACCTGAAGGACTTGACCCCGGAGCAGAGAGACGACCTGCCGGTCGCCCTGAAGCAGCTGGGCGGCTCCTCCACCCGGccgcaggtcaaag ATAAGTACGAGAACAATGCCGCCACAAGAAAGAAG GTCACAGAGGGTTCAATGGCGTTCAAGATGGCCGCCCCCGAGGCTCCGCCCTCCACCAATAAGCCCCCCGAACCAGAAGGTCCGCCCCCCCCTGCGGCCGCCGACCGGGACGAACCGAAGCCGGCAAAGGAGTTTGGCTTCATCGTCACCAATCAGAGGTACAGCACCTCCTCCAATCAGAGgtacagctcctcctccaatcagag CGCCGCCCGACCCTCGATGACCTTCAGGGTCCGACCGAACACCAAGAACCTGCCGGCTGCAGGCGGGGGGGCGAAGGCCG AGAAGAACGACCCGGAGTCTGAGACGGGCCTGAGGGTTCTGCAGAGCGGCGGCGGAGAG aggacCGATGGGGAGGCGCTGCCTCTGGCCACGCGGGTCCAGCCCAGAAGTTCCCGCTGGCTGTTCGCCGCCCTGGTGGCCACGGCCTGCATGGGCAGCGTGCTGGTGGGCGCCATGACCGTGGTCTGCCTGCGCCGCCACGCCCACCGGCTGGCGAAGAGGAAGCTGGGCCTGGGCCCCGAGGGCGGCAGCTTCACCCACCAGGAGTACCAG GACCTGTGCCGGCAGCACATGGCCTCCAAGGGCGCCTTCGGGCGGCTGGAGGCCGCTGCCCTCGGCGCCGTGGGAGGagccggcggaggaggaggaggtgccgaCTCCAGGGTCAGCAGCGTGTCGTCCCAGTTCAGCGACGGAGCCCAGCCCAGTCCGAGCTCCCACAGCAGCACGCCGTCCTGGTGCGAGGAGCCGGCGCAGGCCAACATGGACATCTCCACGGGTCACATGATACTG GCCTACATGGAGGACCACCTGAGGAACAAGGACCGGCTGATGAAGGAGTGGGTGGCGCTGTGCTCCTACCAGGCCGAGCCCAGCGCCGTGTCTCAGAGCGACGCCAACGCCAAGAAGAACCGCTGCCCCGCCGCCGTGCCCT ACGACCACTCGAGGGTGAAGCTGAAGGCCGAGGTCAACGCGTCCCGCTCCGACTACATCAACGCCAGCACCATC ATTGAGCACGACCCCCGGATGCCGGTCTACATCGCCACCCAGGGCCCGCTGTCCCACACCATCTCTGACTTCTGGCAG ATGGTGTGGGAGAACGGCTGCACGGTGATCGTGATGATGACGGCGCTGGTGGAGGACGGGGAGAAGCAGTGCGCCCGCTACTGGCCGGACGAGGGCGCGTCCCTCTACCACATCTACGAG CTGGCCGGCGCAGGGCATCCCCACCGCCACACGCCCGCTGCTGGACTTCCGCAG GAAGGTGAATAA